In the genome of Gammaproteobacteria bacterium, the window CCGCTCCTACATTCATTCGTTTACGTTGGCGGCCGGGCCGCCTCGATTTGCGGCAAAAGCCGCGATTCCTTACTCAATAATCTTGGCAACCACGCCGGCACCCACGGTCCGGCCACCCTCACGGATAGCAAAACGCAGGCCGTCTTCCATCGCGATCGGCGCAATCAGCTCCACCTTCATCTGG includes:
- a CDS encoding elongation factor Tu, translating into QMKVELIAPIAMEDGLRFAIREGGRTVGAGVVAKIIE